In Pirellulales bacterium, a single genomic region encodes these proteins:
- a CDS encoding MqnA/MqnD/SBP family protein, giving the protein MTTAAKPAAENAAASQPGAKQMIRVGHSPDPDDAFMFHALANGKIETGPYEFRHELVDIETLNRRAFSGELELTAVSIHAYAHLTDKYLLCPCGASMGDKYGPMVVAPRQYRIEELKPLTIAVPGTLTTAYLTLRLCLGRDFQHVVVPFDEIIEAAVSGQYRGQAIDAGLIIHEGQLTYGQRDLKLAVDLGQWWFEQTNLPLPLGGNAIRRDLGPATIREVNRLLKESIRYGLAHRAEALAHALQYGRDLDRAQADKFVGMYVNDWTLDFGPRGREAVRKLLAEGHAAGVIPKRVEPEFVEE; this is encoded by the coding sequence TTGACGACCGCCGCGAAACCCGCCGCCGAAAATGCTGCCGCTAGCCAGCCCGGCGCAAAGCAAATGATCCGCGTGGGGCATAGTCCCGATCCGGACGATGCCTTCATGTTTCACGCCCTGGCCAATGGAAAAATCGAGACCGGCCCCTACGAGTTTCGTCACGAGCTGGTCGACATCGAAACGCTAAATCGCCGCGCTTTTTCCGGCGAGTTGGAACTGACGGCCGTCAGCATTCATGCTTACGCTCATTTGACCGACAAGTATTTGTTGTGTCCCTGCGGCGCCAGCATGGGCGATAAGTATGGCCCGATGGTCGTTGCCCCGCGACAATACCGCATCGAGGAATTAAAGCCTCTCACCATTGCCGTGCCCGGCACGCTGACCACGGCGTACCTGACGCTGCGGCTGTGCTTGGGCCGCGATTTTCAACACGTCGTTGTTCCGTTCGACGAGATTATCGAAGCCGCCGTCAGCGGCCAATATCGGGGACAGGCGATCGATGCCGGGCTGATTATTCATGAAGGGCAGCTCACTTACGGCCAGCGCGATTTAAAGTTGGCCGTCGATTTGGGCCAGTGGTGGTTCGAGCAAACCAACTTGCCGCTTCCGCTGGGAGGCAATGCAATCCGGCGCGACTTGGGGCCGGCGACCATTCGTGAGGTAAATCGGCTGCTCAAGGAAAGTATTCGCTATGGGCTGGCGCATCGAGCCGAGGCGCTTGCACACGCCTTGCAGTATGGCCGCGATTTGGACCGGGCCCAGGCTGACAAATTCGTCGGCATGTACGTCAACGATTGGACACTCGATTTCGGTCCCCGCGGGCGGGAAGCTGTGCGGAAATTGTTGGCCGAAGGGCATGCGGCGGGAGTGATTCCCAAGCGCGTGGAACCGGAGTTTGTGGAAGAGTAA
- a CDS encoding thioredoxin family protein gives MALTPSTMLPLGTKAPAFKLTNVDGRTVSLDDFKSAPALLVIFMCNHCPFVKHVADGLAQLAREYQARGVAVVGISSNNPVTHPADSPEQMVHEAEARGYTFPYLFDETQEVAKAYKAACTPDFYVFDKDRKLVYRGQMDDSRPDSGIPVTGRDLRAALDAVLAGKLPSEKQRPSIGCNIKWKAGSEPEYFGHVKV, from the coding sequence ATGGCTCTTACTCCCAGCACCATGCTGCCGCTTGGCACCAAGGCCCCGGCATTCAAATTGACCAATGTGGATGGGCGGACCGTTTCGCTGGACGATTTCAAATCTGCCCCGGCGCTGTTGGTGATTTTCATGTGCAACCACTGTCCGTTTGTGAAGCACGTGGCCGATGGTTTGGCGCAGTTGGCCCGCGAGTATCAGGCCCGGGGTGTGGCAGTGGTGGGAATCAGCTCGAATAATCCGGTCACGCATCCGGCCGATTCGCCCGAGCAAATGGTTCACGAAGCAGAAGCCCGCGGCTACACGTTCCCGTACTTGTTCGACGAAACGCAGGAAGTGGCCAAGGCCTACAAGGCGGCCTGCACGCCCGATTTTTACGTGTTCGATAAAGATCGCAAACTGGTTTACCGCGGCCAAATGGACGATAGCCGGCCCGACAGCGGCATTCCGGTTACCGGCCGCGATTTGCGGGCAGCCCTGGATGCCGTGCTGGCCGGAAAACTTCCCAGCGAAAAGCAGCGGCCCAGCATCGGCTGCAACATTAAGTGGAAAGCGGGCAGCGAGCCGGAATACTTCGGCCACGTGAAAGTGTAG
- a CDS encoding sigma-70 family RNA polymerase sigma factor, with protein sequence MLARNFLETWCEMLDWDELVRREGTAVWRTIYRLVRNQADADECFQETFVAALELSNRQPVRNWPALLQCLATSRAVDRVRKKLRRTKKEEISDLARAETMQPGPAQQAEAAERATKLRWALAQIPARQAEIFCLHELGGWKYEALAERFAMTVNAVGVLLHRTRKKLQDLLSLQGALSESLLKQRPA encoded by the coding sequence ATGCTGGCCCGGAACTTCCTGGAAACTTGGTGCGAAATGCTCGATTGGGACGAACTTGTGCGTCGCGAAGGGACGGCCGTGTGGCGGACCATTTACCGATTGGTCCGCAACCAGGCCGACGCCGACGAATGCTTTCAGGAAACGTTTGTGGCGGCGTTGGAGTTGTCCAATCGTCAGCCGGTGCGAAATTGGCCGGCGCTGTTGCAGTGCCTGGCCACCAGTCGAGCCGTCGATCGCGTTCGAAAAAAATTGCGGCGGACGAAGAAAGAAGAAATCAGCGATTTGGCTCGGGCCGAAACGATGCAGCCCGGGCCCGCACAACAGGCCGAAGCGGCCGAACGAGCCACCAAATTGCGTTGGGCCTTGGCACAAATTCCCGCCCGACAGGCGGAGATATTTTGCCTGCACGAATTAGGCGGCTGGAAATACGAGGCTCTGGCCGAACGGTTCGCCATGACAGTCAACGCCGTCGGCGTGCTGCTGCACCGGACACGCAAAAAGCTGCAAGATTTATTGAGTTTGCAAGGGGCATTGTCGGAGTCGCTACTCAAGCAACGACCGGCGTAG
- a CDS encoding MerR family transcriptional regulator, translating to MASAVDEARTAELAGLRVAVVGRLAGMLRRDVQQLIRQRGGAPVQLPNAANSQPSGEIIAGTDDRRESNSSEVHLIVVGEDVAVSADPGTPDFFDEATRTAIEAGQVEVIGESEFWQRLGLVDDEQNIRRLYTPAMLAELIGVPVAVVRRWHRRGLIQPVREVRRLPYFDFQEVATARRLAELLAGGVSPAAIERKLTELARYVPDVQRPLAQLSVIVRGSRLLLRQGDGLIGPGGQLFFDFDSLPPEAGASAAAKDSAELHPRTISFAEALRAPAAPISPDELLTLAADLEDEGNLAAAVEAYRAYTAAAGPSASVCFAVAELLYRLGDVAAARERYYMAIELDEDLVEARANLGCVLAELGERELAVAALEGALTMHADYADAHFHLARTLDELQRDEEAMHHWREFLRLAPESPWAAAARQRLKTAEKTP from the coding sequence ATGGCAAGCGCCGTTGATGAAGCTAGAACCGCCGAATTAGCCGGGCTGCGCGTGGCGGTGGTGGGCCGGTTGGCCGGCATGCTCCGGCGCGACGTGCAGCAACTCATTCGCCAGCGCGGCGGGGCGCCGGTACAGTTGCCCAATGCGGCAAACAGCCAGCCATCGGGCGAAATTATCGCCGGAACCGATGACCGCCGGGAATCGAATTCCAGCGAAGTGCATCTGATTGTCGTCGGCGAAGATGTGGCCGTTTCGGCCGATCCGGGCACTCCCGATTTCTTCGATGAGGCTACCCGCACGGCCATCGAAGCCGGCCAGGTGGAAGTGATTGGCGAAAGTGAATTCTGGCAACGGCTGGGGCTGGTCGACGACGAGCAAAACATTCGCCGCTTGTACACGCCGGCCATGCTGGCCGAGCTGATTGGCGTGCCGGTGGCGGTGGTGCGGCGGTGGCATCGCCGCGGATTAATTCAACCGGTGCGCGAAGTGCGCCGCCTCCCCTATTTCGATTTCCAGGAGGTGGCCACGGCCCGGCGCTTGGCCGAACTGTTGGCCGGCGGCGTTTCTCCCGCCGCCATCGAGCGCAAGCTGACCGAGCTGGCCCGTTATGTGCCCGACGTTCAGCGGCCGCTGGCGCAGCTTTCGGTCATTGTGCGCGGCAGCCGACTGCTATTGCGGCAAGGGGATGGGCTGATTGGCCCCGGCGGACAATTGTTTTTTGATTTCGATTCGCTGCCACCGGAGGCCGGCGCCTCGGCGGCGGCGAAAGATTCTGCCGAGCTTCATCCGCGCACCATTTCGTTTGCCGAGGCGCTGCGCGCTCCGGCGGCGCCAATCAGCCCCGACGAGTTGCTAACGCTGGCGGCTGATTTGGAAGACGAAGGAAACCTGGCCGCGGCTGTCGAAGCCTACCGAGCGTACACGGCGGCTGCCGGACCCAGTGCCTCCGTGTGCTTTGCCGTGGCAGAGTTGCTGTATCGATTGGGCGATGTTGCCGCTGCTCGCGAACGCTACTACATGGCGATCGAGCTCGACGAAGATTTAGTTGAAGCCCGGGCGAATCTGGGCTGCGTTCTGGCGGAATTAGGCGAGCGCGAATTGGCCGTCGCGGCCTTAGAGGGTGCGTTGACCATGCATGCCGATTATGCCGATGCCCATTTCCATTTGGCCCGCACGCTGGACGAGCTGCAACGTGATGAGGAAGCCATGCATCACTGGCGCGAATTTTTGCGGCTGGCCCCGGAAAGCCCCTGGGCTGCCGCGGCCCGGCAGCGGCTGAAAACCGCCGAGAAAACGCCCTAA